A single region of the Desulfovibrio inopinatus DSM 10711 genome encodes:
- a CDS encoding YkgJ family cysteine cluster protein, which yields MSNSKNAFTCNRCGHCCHGEGGIIMAEHDQLRLAQHLDLSVETLIERYGEHQNNKIRLITADDGYCVFFSSEAGCSIHPARPDICRAWPFFRGNMIDDLSWRLAMDYCPGINPDVTHEDFVNAGRAYLTEHGLYASESDSQANALRNPDTNSDEKQ from the coding sequence ATGTCGAATTCCAAGAATGCCTTTACCTGCAATCGTTGTGGACACTGCTGCCATGGAGAAGGCGGCATTATCATGGCGGAACACGATCAACTCCGATTGGCTCAGCACCTTGACCTGTCGGTGGAAACCTTGATCGAACGCTATGGAGAACATCAAAACAACAAAATTCGCCTTATTACTGCCGATGACGGTTACTGTGTTTTTTTTAGCAGTGAAGCGGGATGTTCGATCCATCCTGCAAGACCCGATATTTGTCGAGCATGGCCTTTTTTCCGAGGCAATATGATTGATGACCTCAGTTGGAGACTGGCCATGGATTATTGTCCCGGCATTAACCCTGATGTAACGCATGAAGACTTCGTCAATGCGGGGCGAGCCTATCTCACCGAACATGGATTATATGCGTCGGAGTCAGATTCCCAAGCCAACGCTTTACGTAACCCAGATACCAATTCGGACGAAAAGCAATGA